From Lysinibacillus sp. SGAir0095, the proteins below share one genomic window:
- the nusG gene encoding transcription termination/antitermination protein NusG — translation MEKRWYVVHTYSGYENRVKANLEKRVETMGMQDNIFRVIVPEHEETDLKDGKKRTVMRKVFPGYVLVEQILTDESWYVVRNTPGVTGFIGSSGGGAKPTPLLPEEVDRLLHQMGISKKTVGELDITVGEVVEVLEGPFAHFQGKVEEIDADKGKVKVIVDMFGRETKMELDFEQIQKL, via the coding sequence ATGGAAAAAAGATGGTATGTAGTTCATACTTATTCAGGTTATGAAAATCGTGTAAAAGCGAACCTTGAAAAACGTGTTGAAACAATGGGGATGCAAGATAATATTTTCCGTGTAATTGTTCCAGAACATGAAGAAACAGATTTAAAGGATGGGAAGAAACGTACGGTAATGCGTAAAGTTTTCCCGGGCTACGTATTAGTAGAACAGATTTTAACAGACGAATCTTGGTATGTAGTACGTAATACGCCAGGTGTTACTGGATTCATCGGTTCATCAGGTGGTGGTGCAAAACCAACACCGCTATTACCTGAAGAAGTGGATCGTTTATTGCATCAAATGGGTATCTCGAAAAAGACAGTTGGCGAATTGGATATCACTGTTGGAGAAGTGGTCGAGGTGTTAGAAGGACCGTTTGCACATTTCCAAGGTAAGGTTGAAGAAATTGATGCGGACAAAGGGAAAGTTAAAGTTATTGTTGATATGTTCGGTCGCGAAACTAAAATGGAACTTGACTTTGAACAAATTCAAAAATTATAG
- the secE gene encoding preprotein translocase subunit SecE encodes MGKIKQFLSDVMSEMRKTSWPKGKELTKYTVVVVSTVIIMAIFFVLVDLGVSELFRWYIDL; translated from the coding sequence ATGGGCAAGATTAAACAGTTTCTATCAGATGTAATGTCTGAAATGAGAAAGACGAGCTGGCCAAAAGGTAAAGAGCTTACAAAATATACAGTTGTCGTAGTTTCAACGGTAATTATTATGGCTATCTTTTTTGTGTTAGTTGACTTAGGTGTTTCAGAACTATTCCGCTGGTATATAGATTTATAA
- the rpmG gene encoding 50S ribosomal protein L33 — protein sequence MHKKIVLCCEKCGSRNYSVPERANANERLELKKFCSHCNEHTVHKQTR from the coding sequence ATGCATAAGAAAATCGTTTTATGTTGTGAAAAATGTGGTTCCAGAAATTATTCAGTTCCTGAAAGAGCCAATGCAAATGAGCGTCTCGAATTGAAAAAGTTTTGTTCACATTGTAATGAACATACGGTGCATAAACAAACTCGATAA
- the sigH gene encoding RNA polymerase sporulation sigma factor SigH, with amino-acid sequence MLKESQTQVLQRFEDLSDEQLIEEVHHGNTEALDYLITKYRLFVKAKARSYFLIGADKEDIVQEGMIGLYKSIRDFKGDKLSSFRAFAELCITRQIITAIKTATRQKHIPLNSYVSLDKPIYDEESDRTLMDIITSTESDDPVHLMINREEYSHLEEKIGEILSELEQQVLALYLDGQSYNEISEELNRHVKSIDNALQRVKRKLERHLEIGEQS; translated from the coding sequence ATGCTAAAAGAAAGTCAAACACAAGTATTGCAACGATTTGAAGACCTTTCAGATGAACAACTTATTGAAGAAGTACATCACGGTAATACAGAAGCGTTAGATTATTTAATTACGAAGTATCGACTGTTCGTCAAAGCGAAGGCTCGCTCTTATTTTTTAATTGGAGCAGATAAGGAAGATATAGTTCAAGAAGGAATGATAGGTTTATATAAATCTATTAGAGATTTTAAGGGGGACAAGCTTTCTTCCTTTAGAGCATTTGCGGAGCTGTGCATTACACGTCAAATCATTACTGCTATTAAAACAGCGACACGTCAAAAGCATATTCCGCTTAATTCCTATGTTTCTCTTGATAAACCAATCTATGATGAAGAATCAGATCGTACATTGATGGATATTATCACAAGTACAGAGTCAGATGATCCAGTGCATTTAATGATTAATCGTGAAGAATATTCTCATCTTGAGGAGAAAATTGGCGAAATTCTAAGTGAGCTTGAACAACAGGTTTTAGCTTTATACTTAGATGGGCAATCTTATAATGAGATATCCGAAGAATTGAATCGTCATGTTAAGTCAATTGATAATGCTCTCCAACGTGTAAAACGTAAGCTAGAACGTCACCTGGAAATAGGTGAGCAAAGTTAG
- a CDS encoding NYN domain-containing protein has translation MQTILIVDGYNMIGAWKELRPLRDTNFEEARNRLLEHMAEYKAAMGGRVIVVFDAHLVPGVQQTYVQNAVEIIYTRKNETADEQIEKLTNELKGRKIQIYVATSDMTEQNVIFGNGALRKSARELEIEMEIIKSNITQKVKITHEEKPKSRIQLSKEVELAFEKWRRGLK, from the coding sequence ATGCAAACGATCTTAATTGTCGATGGCTACAATATGATTGGCGCATGGAAAGAATTAAGACCTCTTCGCGATACGAATTTTGAGGAAGCGCGCAATCGCTTGCTGGAACACATGGCTGAATATAAAGCGGCCATGGGGGGGCGAGTGATTGTCGTGTTTGATGCCCACTTAGTTCCAGGAGTACAACAAACCTATGTGCAAAATGCGGTTGAAATCATTTATACTAGAAAAAATGAAACAGCAGATGAACAGATTGAAAAGCTAACAAATGAATTAAAGGGTCGTAAAATACAAATCTATGTAGCCACTTCTGATATGACAGAGCAAAATGTGATTTTCGGAAATGGTGCCCTTCGTAAGTCGGCAAGAGAACTAGAAATAGAAATGGAAATTATAAAGTCTAATATCACGCAGAAAGTAAAAATAACTCATGAAGAAAAACCTAAATCTAGGATTCAATTATCTAAAGAAGTAGAACTAGCTTTTGAGAAATGGAGAAGAGGTTTGAAATAA
- the rlmB gene encoding 23S rRNA (guanosine(2251)-2'-O)-methyltransferase RlmB translates to MTEHNNEMIAGKNPVLEALRSGREINKLWVAEGVKKTGINEVLDLARERGVLVQFVPKKKVDQLSSENHQGIVASVAAYKYAELEDLFDAAKAKNEDPFFLILDELEDPHNLGSIMRTADAIGVHGIIIPKRRAVGLTAVVAKASTGAIEHVPVVRVTNLAQTVDELKEKGVWIAGTDAKGSADYRKMDATLPLAVIIGSEGRGMSRLLKDKCDFLYHLPMIGHVNSLNASVAAALLMYEVYRKRQEKNG, encoded by the coding sequence ATGACTGAACACAATAATGAAATGATTGCTGGAAAAAACCCTGTGCTAGAAGCGTTACGTTCAGGTAGAGAAATTAATAAGCTTTGGGTAGCGGAAGGTGTAAAGAAGACAGGTATTAACGAGGTCTTGGATTTAGCCCGTGAGCGTGGGGTACTTGTTCAATTTGTCCCTAAGAAAAAAGTAGACCAATTATCAAGTGAAAATCACCAAGGTATTGTTGCTTCTGTTGCTGCCTATAAGTATGCGGAGTTAGAGGATTTGTTTGATGCTGCGAAAGCAAAAAATGAAGACCCATTTTTCCTTATTCTAGATGAACTTGAAGATCCACATAACCTTGGCTCAATTATGCGAACAGCTGATGCAATCGGTGTTCATGGCATTATTATTCCGAAAAGACGTGCGGTAGGTTTAACTGCTGTAGTAGCGAAGGCTTCAACGGGTGCGATTGAACATGTGCCTGTTGTAAGGGTAACAAACCTTGCGCAAACAGTGGATGAATTAAAAGAGAAGGGCGTTTGGATTGCGGGGACGGATGCTAAGGGATCTGCTGATTATCGTAAAATGGATGCAACCTTGCCATTAGCAGTGATTATCGGCAGTGAAGGTCGCGGTATGAGTAGATTATTAAAGGATAAATGTGACTTTTTATATCACTTGCCAATGATCGGCCATGTAAATTCATTGAATGCTTCTGTAGCTGCCGCCCTTTTAATGTATGAAGTGTATCGCAAGCGCCAAGAAAAGAATGGATAA
- a CDS encoding Mini-ribonuclease 3 — MAQLRIEDVKQLNALALAYMGDAVLEQKVREHLLLSGRARPNRLHKEATNYVSAKAQSMIVHRLMDENYLTEEEVAVFKRGRNAKSGSVPKNTDVQTYRNSSGFEAVLGSLYLTKQYERVNEMIDYAIKIVEQSKGAS, encoded by the coding sequence ATGGCACAACTTCGTATTGAAGATGTAAAACAACTAAATGCACTTGCATTGGCTTATATGGGAGATGCTGTTCTCGAACAAAAAGTTCGGGAACATCTTCTATTGAGTGGACGAGCTAGACCAAATCGATTACATAAAGAGGCAACAAATTATGTATCTGCAAAAGCTCAATCTATGATCGTGCACCGATTAATGGACGAAAATTACCTCACAGAAGAAGAGGTTGCTGTTTTTAAAAGAGGACGCAACGCAAAATCAGGCTCAGTTCCGAAAAATACAGATGTACAAACCTACCGAAATAGTTCCGGCTTTGAAGCGGTTTTAGGAAGCTTGTATTTAACTAAACAATATGAACGAGTTAATGAAATGATTGATTATGCTATTAAAATTGTTGAGCAATCAAAGGGGGCATCGTAA
- the cysS gene encoding cysteine--tRNA ligase, whose product MTILIFNSLTRQKEPFVPLEEGKIKMYVCGPTVYNFIHIGNARPVIVYDTVRRYFQYKGFDVKYVSNFTDVDDKIIKAANELGEDVFELTNRFINAYFEDITALGCKKADVHPRVTNHMEDIIDFIGVLIEKGYAYESQGDVYYRTRKFDGYGKLSHQPIDDLKVGARIEAGEKKEDPLDFALWKAAKTGEIKWESPWGEGRPGWHIECSVMAREHLGDTIDIHAGGQDLTFPHHENEIAQSEAYTGKEFARYWMHNGYINIDNEKMSKSLGNFVLVNDIRQQIDPQVLRFFMLSVHYRHPINFAQDLVESAQAGLERLRTAYSNIQYRLSASTNLADNGGAYLEKIDEVKKQFEIAMDDDFNTANAISTLFELARIANIYLSEANTEERVLKAFIATFDALGDVLGIKLVVENELLDDEIEALIEERNLARKNRDFARSDEIRDQLLNLNIILEDTRQGTRWKRGL is encoded by the coding sequence ATGACAATTCTAATATTTAATTCCTTAACAAGACAAAAAGAACCATTTGTACCACTTGAAGAAGGAAAAATCAAAATGTATGTATGTGGCCCGACAGTATACAACTTTATTCATATCGGGAATGCACGACCGGTTATTGTATATGACACTGTTCGTCGCTATTTCCAATACAAAGGTTTTGATGTGAAATATGTTTCTAACTTTACGGATGTGGATGACAAAATAATTAAAGCAGCAAATGAATTAGGTGAGGACGTTTTCGAATTAACAAACCGCTTTATTAATGCTTATTTTGAGGATATTACGGCGCTTGGCTGCAAAAAAGCAGACGTACACCCCCGAGTAACCAATCATATGGAGGATATTATTGATTTTATCGGTGTTTTAATCGAAAAAGGCTATGCCTACGAATCGCAGGGAGATGTGTATTATCGTACCCGTAAATTTGACGGATATGGTAAGTTATCACACCAACCAATTGATGATTTAAAGGTGGGAGCTCGTATTGAAGCGGGTGAGAAAAAAGAGGATCCTCTAGATTTCGCTCTATGGAAAGCTGCAAAAACAGGTGAGATTAAATGGGAAAGCCCATGGGGTGAAGGACGTCCAGGATGGCATATCGAATGTTCTGTAATGGCTCGCGAGCATCTTGGTGATACAATTGACATTCATGCAGGTGGTCAGGATTTAACTTTCCCTCACCACGAAAATGAGATTGCTCAATCCGAAGCCTATACCGGAAAAGAATTTGCACGTTATTGGATGCACAACGGGTATATTAATATTGACAATGAGAAGATGTCTAAATCTCTTGGGAACTTTGTGTTAGTGAATGATATTCGTCAGCAAATCGACCCACAGGTATTGCGTTTCTTTATGTTATCTGTACATTACCGTCACCCTATTAACTTTGCACAGGATTTAGTTGAGTCGGCTCAAGCTGGATTAGAAAGACTTCGTACGGCTTATTCGAATATTCAATACAGATTATCTGCTTCAACAAACCTGGCTGATAATGGCGGAGCGTATTTAGAAAAAATCGATGAAGTGAAAAAACAATTTGAAATTGCGATGGATGATGATTTCAATACTGCAAATGCTATTTCTACACTCTTCGAATTAGCACGTATTGCAAATATCTACCTAAGCGAAGCAAATACAGAAGAACGTGTGTTAAAAGCGTTTATCGCAACATTCGATGCACTTGGCGACGTCCTGGGTATTAAATTAGTCGTGGAAAATGAACTCTTAGATGATGAAATTGAAGCTCTAATCGAAGAACGTAACCTGGCGCGTAAAAATCGAGATTTTGCTCGTTCAGATGAAATTCGTGACCAGCTTTTAAATCTGAATATTATTCTAGAGGATACACGTCAAGGTACACGTTGGAAACGAGGTTTGTAA
- the gltX gene encoding glutamate--tRNA ligase encodes MTKEVRVRYAPSPTGFLHIGGARTALFNYLFAKHHNGKFIVRIEDTDIERNVEGGEASQLDNLRWLGITPDESIDIGGPYAPYRQMERLDVYTKHAEELLERGIAYKCFCTSEELEASREAQRAKGVAAPTYDGKCRHLTKEEVAAKEAEGIPHTIRMRVPENTTYRFTDLVRGDVTFESKDIGDWVLVKANGIPTYNYAVVLDDHFMDITHVFRGEEHLSNTPKQMMIFDAFDWEYPQYGHMTLIVNEDHKKLSKRDESIIQFVTQYKELGYLPEAMFNFFALLGWSPEGEEEIFTKEQFIEIFDEKRLSKSPSMFDKNKLTWMNNQYIKKLPLEKVVELALPHLQKEGLLPQELNEEQQQWATALISLYHNQMSFGAEIVELSSLFFAEEIEYDEESKEVLAGEQIPEVMASFKAQLEALESFDAPSIKAAVKAVQKETGHKGKNLFMPIRVVTTGQTHGPELADAIALIGKEKAIARIEKYVK; translated from the coding sequence ATGACGAAGGAAGTTCGCGTTCGTTATGCACCAAGTCCAACCGGCTTTTTACACATTGGTGGAGCACGTACAGCGTTATTTAACTATCTATTTGCAAAACATCACAACGGTAAATTTATCGTTCGTATTGAGGATACAGATATTGAACGTAATGTAGAGGGTGGAGAAGCATCTCAGCTTGATAACTTACGTTGGTTAGGAATTACGCCTGATGAGTCGATTGATATTGGTGGACCGTACGCACCATATCGCCAAATGGAACGTTTAGATGTCTATACAAAACACGCGGAAGAATTATTGGAGCGTGGAATTGCTTATAAATGTTTCTGTACTTCAGAAGAGTTGGAAGCTTCTCGTGAAGCACAAAGAGCAAAAGGTGTCGCAGCCCCTACTTATGATGGAAAGTGCCGTCACTTAACAAAAGAAGAAGTAGCTGCAAAAGAAGCTGAAGGTATCCCACATACAATCCGTATGCGCGTACCTGAAAACACAACTTACCGCTTCACGGATTTAGTACGTGGGGATGTTACGTTTGAATCAAAGGATATTGGAGATTGGGTGCTTGTAAAAGCGAACGGTATTCCAACATATAACTATGCCGTTGTTTTAGACGATCACTTTATGGACATTACACATGTATTCCGTGGAGAAGAGCATTTATCTAATACACCAAAACAAATGATGATTTTTGATGCATTTGATTGGGAGTATCCGCAATATGGTCATATGACATTAATCGTAAACGAAGACCATAAAAAACTATCGAAACGTGATGAGTCTATCATTCAATTCGTTACACAATATAAAGAGCTTGGCTATTTACCAGAAGCAATGTTTAACTTCTTTGCCCTTTTAGGCTGGTCTCCAGAAGGTGAAGAAGAAATCTTCACTAAAGAACAATTCATCGAAATTTTTGATGAAAAACGTCTTTCGAAGTCACCATCTATGTTCGATAAAAATAAACTAACATGGATGAACAATCAGTATATTAAAAAGCTGCCTTTAGAAAAAGTGGTAGAATTAGCTTTACCACATTTACAAAAAGAGGGTTTACTTCCGCAAGAATTAAACGAAGAGCAGCAACAATGGGCTACAGCTCTAATCAGTTTATATCATAATCAAATGAGCTTTGGCGCTGAAATTGTAGAGCTATCAAGCTTGTTCTTTGCGGAAGAAATTGAGTATGATGAAGAGTCGAAAGAAGTATTAGCCGGTGAACAGATTCCAGAAGTAATGGCCTCATTCAAAGCGCAGCTTGAAGCACTTGAAAGCTTTGATGCACCTTCTATTAAAGCTGCTGTTAAAGCAGTTCAAAAAGAAACGGGGCATAAAGGGAAAAACCTATTCATGCCAATTCGTGTAGTAACAACTGGTCAAACACACGGCCCTGAATTAGCGGATGCTATTGCATTGATCGGAAAAGAAAAAGCAATCGCTCGTATCGAAAAATACGTAAAATAA
- the ispF gene encoding 2-C-methyl-D-erythritol 2,4-cyclodiphosphate synthase, producing the protein MFRVGQGFDVHAFAEGRPLIIGGIEIPHERGLLGHSDADVLLHTVTDAALGAIGEGDIGHHFPDTDPEFKDADSAKLLEYIWNIVEEKGYVLGNVDCTIMAQRPKMAPYIEPMRNRIAELLKADPSQVNVKATTTEKLGFTGREEGIAAMATILLIKK; encoded by the coding sequence ATGTTTCGAGTAGGACAAGGATTTGACGTTCACGCATTTGCAGAAGGGCGTCCTTTAATAATTGGCGGGATTGAAATTCCTCATGAGAGAGGGTTGCTTGGGCATTCCGATGCAGACGTGTTGTTGCATACGGTAACGGATGCTGCATTAGGTGCAATTGGTGAAGGGGATATTGGGCACCATTTTCCTGATACAGATCCAGAATTTAAAGACGCAGATAGTGCAAAATTGTTAGAATACATTTGGAATATTGTAGAGGAAAAAGGCTATGTGCTTGGAAATGTGGATTGCACAATTATGGCACAGCGTCCGAAAATGGCTCCCTATATTGAACCAATGCGCAATCGAATTGCAGAGCTTTTAAAAGCAGATCCATCACAGGTTAATGTGAAAGCAACAACAACCGAGAAATTAGGTTTCACTGGCCGTGAAGAAGGAATTGCGGCAATGGCAACGATTTTACTAATTAAGAAATAA
- the ispD gene encoding 2-C-methyl-D-erythritol 4-phosphate cytidylyltransferase produces the protein MQYEVVLPAAGSGKRMGAGQNKLFLQLDNKPILMHTLEVFQGDENCSGIWLAVKPEEREYIQGLLDQYRITKVKGLPNGGQERQHSVHSCIKEMQQVEIVLVHDAARPFITKPTISRLVEAAHDKGAAIAGVKAKDTMKIVQDGVIAETVDRESLWMIQTPQAFRFQLLQQAEDTAEKQGFLGTDEAMLVERLGQEVHIVESTYENVKITTKEDLIFGEAILKHRNN, from the coding sequence GTGCAATATGAAGTAGTGCTCCCGGCAGCTGGAAGCGGAAAAAGAATGGGAGCAGGCCAAAATAAATTATTTTTACAGCTTGATAACAAACCGATTCTAATGCATACATTAGAAGTTTTTCAAGGTGATGAAAATTGTTCAGGTATCTGGCTCGCTGTCAAACCAGAGGAACGTGAGTACATCCAGGGATTATTAGATCAATACCGCATTACAAAAGTAAAAGGTCTCCCAAATGGAGGGCAAGAAAGACAGCATTCTGTCCATTCATGTATTAAAGAAATGCAACAAGTAGAAATTGTGTTAGTGCATGATGCAGCAAGACCATTTATAACGAAACCTACAATCTCTCGCTTGGTAGAAGCAGCGCATGATAAAGGGGCTGCCATTGCCGGCGTAAAGGCAAAAGATACGATGAAGATTGTGCAAGATGGTGTAATTGCTGAAACGGTTGATCGAGAGAGCTTGTGGATGATACAAACCCCGCAAGCCTTTCGTTTCCAATTGTTGCAGCAGGCAGAGGACACAGCAGAAAAACAAGGTTTCTTAGGAACGGACGAGGCGATGCTTGTTGAACGTCTGGGACAAGAAGTTCATATTGTGGAAAGTACCTATGAAAATGTAAAAATAACAACAAAAGAAGATTTAATATTTGGAGAAGCGATACTAAAGCATCGTAATAACTAG
- a CDS encoding PIN/TRAM domain-containing protein, translating into MLKRVIQFAFLFIGGALGFIFLPPLYEFINLSSNPWLNNPYVSVALGAILLFVLSFALSDYFVKLIVWMEGILFKVPAADLLFGSLGLIVGLMVAFLIGFAIERIQIPIITEFLPIILSILLGYLGFRVGFTKRDELSQMFSKSNTAQKKKSTDAVSSQAEEKQLYKLLDTSVIIDGRIADISSTGFIEGILIVPQFVLTELQHIADSSDTLKRTRGRRGLDMLKKLQDERVTTVQISEEDFEDVQEVDLKLVRLAKKIGAQILTNDFNLNKVCDLHHVQVLNINDLANAVKPVVIPGEDMQVVVIKDGKEQNQGVAYLDDGTMIVVEGGRSYIGQAITVTVTSVLQTSAGRMIFAKPKDEQVA; encoded by the coding sequence ATGTTAAAAAGAGTAATTCAATTTGCATTCCTATTTATCGGAGGAGCGTTAGGTTTTATTTTCTTACCGCCATTATACGAGTTTATTAATTTATCATCTAATCCCTGGCTTAACAATCCATATGTCTCGGTAGCATTAGGTGCAATATTATTATTCGTTTTATCATTCGCATTATCAGATTACTTTGTGAAGCTAATTGTTTGGATGGAAGGGATTTTATTTAAAGTTCCGGCAGCTGACCTGTTATTTGGGTCCCTTGGATTAATTGTAGGGTTAATGGTAGCTTTTCTCATTGGCTTTGCTATTGAAAGAATTCAAATACCGATCATTACTGAATTTTTACCGATTATACTATCCATTTTACTAGGATATCTAGGATTCCGTGTTGGATTTACAAAGCGTGATGAACTAAGTCAAATGTTTTCAAAATCCAATACAGCACAAAAGAAGAAGTCGACTGATGCGGTCTCTTCTCAAGCTGAGGAAAAGCAATTATACAAATTGTTAGATACGAGTGTAATTATTGATGGACGAATTGCAGATATTTCTTCCACAGGATTTATTGAAGGGATTCTTATTGTTCCTCAGTTTGTTCTCACGGAGCTTCAGCATATAGCGGATTCTTCAGATACATTGAAACGTACTCGTGGCCGTAGAGGGCTAGATATGTTGAAGAAACTGCAAGACGAACGTGTTACAACTGTACAAATCTCTGAAGAAGATTTTGAGGATGTACAAGAGGTTGATTTAAAACTAGTACGTCTTGCGAAGAAAATAGGTGCGCAAATTTTAACCAATGACTTTAATCTGAATAAAGTTTGCGATTTACACCATGTCCAAGTATTAAATATTAATGATCTGGCAAATGCTGTGAAACCTGTTGTAATCCCTGGCGAGGATATGCAGGTAGTTGTGATAAAGGACGGGAAAGAACAAAATCAAGGTGTCGCTTATTTGGATGATGGCACGATGATTGTTGTTGAAGGTGGCCGAAGCTATATTGGGCAAGCGATTACAGTTACGGTTACAAGTGTGCTGCAAACATCAGCTGGGCGCATGATATTTGCCAAGCCTAAAGACGAACAAGTAGCATAA
- the radA gene encoding DNA repair protein RadA — protein sequence MAKKKSKFCCNSCGYESPKWMGRCPGCGGWNTMVEEVEVVSKGPRGAFQHSNSISQKATPIINIETSDEPRIPTEMEELNRVLGGGIVPGSLVLIGGDPGIGKSTLLMQVSALLSNKAHRVLYISGEESMRQTKLRASRLGVQSPELYIYSETNLELINQTIEEVGPKFVIIDSIQTIHHPEVTSAPGSVSQVRECTAELMRIAKTKGIAIFLVGHVTKEGQIAGPRLLEHMVDTVLYFEGERHHTYRILRSVKNRFGSTNEIAIFEMVQAGLKEVSNPSELFLEERSYDAAGSTIVASMEGTRPILVEIQSLVTPTSFNYPKRMSTGVDQNRVQLLMAVLEKRMGLLLQAQDAYIKVAGGVKLDEPAIDLAVLTSIVSSFKDQAVKSTDCFIGEVGLTGEVRRVSRIEQRVQEAARLGFKRAFIPASNQGGWDYPSGIQVVGIETINEALRACFNDL from the coding sequence ATGGCAAAAAAGAAATCAAAGTTTTGTTGTAATTCATGTGGCTATGAATCTCCAAAATGGATGGGGCGCTGCCCGGGCTGTGGTGGCTGGAATACGATGGTAGAAGAAGTGGAAGTCGTATCAAAAGGTCCACGTGGTGCTTTTCAGCATTCCAATTCTATTTCACAAAAAGCTACGCCTATCATAAATATTGAAACCTCGGATGAACCTCGAATTCCTACAGAAATGGAAGAGTTGAATCGTGTTTTGGGTGGGGGCATTGTCCCAGGCTCCCTAGTATTAATTGGTGGAGACCCTGGTATCGGTAAATCGACTTTGCTTATGCAAGTATCTGCCCTTTTATCCAACAAAGCACATCGCGTTTTGTACATATCCGGAGAGGAATCAATGCGTCAAACAAAGCTTCGTGCATCCAGGTTGGGTGTGCAATCACCAGAACTCTATATCTACTCCGAGACAAATCTAGAGTTGATTAACCAAACGATAGAAGAAGTCGGGCCGAAGTTTGTCATAATTGACTCAATACAAACCATTCACCACCCGGAAGTGACAAGTGCCCCTGGTAGTGTTTCTCAAGTTCGTGAATGTACCGCAGAGTTAATGCGGATTGCCAAAACAAAGGGGATTGCTATTTTCTTAGTAGGCCACGTAACAAAAGAGGGACAAATCGCTGGACCTCGTTTACTAGAACATATGGTAGATACTGTTCTATATTTCGAAGGGGAACGCCATCATACGTATCGAATTTTACGAAGTGTTAAAAATCGTTTTGGTTCTACCAATGAAATTGCTATTTTCGAAATGGTGCAAGCTGGCTTAAAGGAAGTATCCAACCCTTCAGAACTGTTTTTAGAGGAGCGTTCCTATGATGCGGCAGGTTCCACAATTGTTGCCTCTATGGAAGGGACAAGGCCGATATTAGTTGAGATTCAATCATTGGTCACGCCAACGAGCTTTAATTATCCGAAACGTATGTCTACTGGGGTAGACCAAAATAGGGTGCAGCTGTTAATGGCTGTTTTGGAAAAACGAATGGGGTTACTGCTGCAAGCCCAGGATGCTTATATCAAAGTGGCTGGTGGCGTAAAGCTTGATGAGCCTGCCATCGACCTAGCGGTTTTAACTTCCATTGTATCGAGCTTTAAAGATCAGGCAGTAAAATCGACGGACTGCTTTATTGGAGAAGTGGGATTAACGGGAGAGGTACGCCGTGTATCGAGAATAGAGCAACGAGTTCAAGAGGCTGCGAGACTAGGCTTTAAGCGGGCATTTATCCCTGCTTCCAACCAAGGAGGATGGGATTATCCTAGTGGTATTCAAGTAGTTGGCATCGAAACAATAAATGAAGCATTAAGAGCTTGTTTTAACGATTTATAA